A part of Haloarchaeobius sp. HME9146 genomic DNA contains:
- a CDS encoding TrmB family transcriptional regulator sugar-binding domain-containing protein, with protein MDGMVTVEHGREAALDRLADHVDAADREVILLTSAGVVEALEAELVAARERGVLVAVLFAGGEQLEPAVLEQMTSVARRWDTAEGGLNIAAFDGEASMVAGPGALTTDKGLRTVFLADQFFEGLAFSACFGNFWPVAEDLYTADPEPLPRTFVSLRHAACTAALHLRAGRTLTATVEAIETETGEQRTLSGQVINARQSIVTPITASFPLENSLILSSPFGRVSVGGEGAFFEDYGASEVKLTRRE; from the coding sequence ATGGATGGGATGGTCACCGTCGAGCACGGTCGCGAGGCGGCACTCGACAGACTTGCAGACCACGTCGACGCGGCCGACCGTGAGGTGATCTTGCTCACGTCGGCGGGCGTCGTCGAAGCGCTCGAAGCGGAACTCGTCGCCGCCCGCGAGCGTGGCGTGCTCGTGGCGGTGCTGTTCGCCGGCGGCGAGCAACTCGAACCGGCGGTGCTGGAGCAGATGACGAGCGTCGCCCGCCGCTGGGACACCGCCGAAGGCGGCCTGAACATCGCCGCCTTCGACGGCGAGGCGTCGATGGTCGCCGGCCCCGGCGCGCTCACGACCGACAAGGGGCTGCGAACCGTCTTCCTCGCCGACCAGTTCTTCGAGGGCCTCGCGTTCAGCGCGTGCTTCGGGAACTTCTGGCCCGTCGCCGAGGACCTGTACACCGCCGACCCGGAACCACTGCCGCGGACGTTCGTGAGCCTCCGCCACGCCGCCTGTACGGCGGCCCTGCACCTCCGGGCGGGGCGGACGCTCACGGCGACCGTCGAAGCTATCGAGACCGAGACCGGCGAACAGCGCACGCTCTCGGGGCAGGTCATCAACGCCAGACAGAGCATCGTCACCCCCATCACGGCCTCGTTCCCGCTGGAGAACAGCCTCATCCTCTCCTCGCCGTTCGGCCGGGTCAGCGTCGGCGGCGAGGGCGCGTTCTTCGAGGACTACGGCGCGAGCGAGGTCAAACTCACGCGCCGCGAGTGA
- a CDS encoding 23S rRNA (uridine(2552)-2'-O)-methyltransferase yields MARKDQWYNRAKQQGYRTRASFKLKQLDQREGLFGPGNTVVDLGAAPGGWIQVAAEEVGEGGKVIGVDFQRIKGFGDEYDAEIETIKGDMTEDDTKERVKELAGGEVDVVISDMAPNMTGEYNLDHARSVYLARQAFETALDVLDTGGDFAVKVFQGPDVDDLRKDMEKEFQYVRTTTPKASRDESSETYLIAKHRLTAPVREGDVLSVTIEDVGSEGDGIAKVEGYTLFVEGVETGDELDIEVTGLKPRFGFAKPVDEE; encoded by the coding sequence ATGGCGCGCAAGGACCAATGGTACAACAGGGCGAAACAGCAGGGCTACCGGACACGAGCGTCCTTCAAGCTCAAGCAGCTCGACCAGCGAGAGGGCCTGTTCGGCCCCGGCAACACGGTGGTCGACCTGGGTGCGGCCCCCGGCGGCTGGATACAGGTCGCCGCCGAGGAGGTCGGCGAGGGTGGGAAGGTCATCGGCGTGGACTTCCAGCGTATCAAGGGCTTCGGCGACGAGTACGACGCCGAGATAGAGACCATCAAGGGCGACATGACCGAGGACGACACGAAAGAGCGCGTCAAGGAACTCGCCGGCGGCGAGGTCGACGTGGTCATCTCGGACATGGCACCGAACATGACCGGCGAGTACAACCTCGACCACGCCCGGTCGGTGTACCTCGCCCGGCAGGCGTTCGAGACCGCACTCGACGTGCTCGACACCGGCGGCGACTTCGCCGTGAAGGTGTTCCAGGGCCCCGACGTGGACGACCTCCGGAAGGACATGGAGAAGGAGTTCCAGTACGTCCGCACCACGACCCCGAAGGCCTCGCGTGACGAGTCCTCCGAGACGTACCTCATCGCCAAGCACCGCCTGACCGCGCCGGTCCGCGAGGGCGACGTGCTCTCCGTGACCATCGAGGACGTGGGCAGCGAGGGCGACGGTATCGCGAAGGTCGAGGGCTACACGCTGTTCGTCGAGGGCGTCGAGACGGGCGACGAGCTCGACATCGAGGTGACCGGGCTGAAGCCACGCTTCGGTTTCGCGAAGCCGGTCGACGAAGAGTAG
- a CDS encoding PGF-CTERM sorting domain-containing protein — translation MNVPRALLVTALLVLAIPVAVVGSAGPSPAVELDRSEAATADPENSTLTASNVTILRTSLERESLDSYAAIRRAEENGTLVTDNMVSVDDTVVIRFEAPGLRSTLAGYDGSNLTTRFHRFVNETNATFYASHSNPVQRLYRGESIPQDTDHMYDRIVVTDPAATVLVPGPENETYYQVVDLETVDIDEGTDIRNSHGIDCSDQWGVTLAFEESSGETPAQFFRTNCLAVQTVSSTVTRTTAQLTVQMAGVSPGERFRVRLLGTGTNETGPTIWPATVVPWHEAITSQASDESRYVDQYRLPVDISHIEPNTTVVAKVQVVQRNGTRVPVHEERFVVPAVTTTTRSETTTTATTSTASTPTTTTAINTTPTPIGPTTPFPETASASDNPQTDEVPGFTLLGALVALTCLALLGRRR, via the coding sequence GTGAACGTCCCCCGCGCCCTCCTCGTCACTGCCCTCCTCGTCCTCGCCATCCCGGTCGCAGTGGTCGGGTCGGCAGGGCCGTCCCCTGCTGTCGAGCTCGACCGGTCTGAAGCGGCGACGGCCGACCCGGAGAACAGCACGCTCACTGCCAGCAACGTCACCATCCTCCGGACGTCACTCGAACGGGAATCGCTGGACTCCTACGCCGCGATACGGCGTGCCGAGGAGAACGGAACGCTCGTCACGGACAACATGGTGAGCGTCGACGACACCGTCGTAATCCGGTTCGAGGCACCCGGCCTCCGGTCGACCCTCGCAGGCTACGACGGGTCGAACCTCACGACCCGGTTCCACCGGTTCGTGAACGAGACCAACGCGACGTTCTACGCCAGCCACAGTAACCCGGTCCAGCGTCTCTACCGGGGCGAGAGCATCCCACAGGATACCGACCACATGTACGACAGAATCGTCGTGACCGACCCGGCAGCAACCGTGCTGGTTCCCGGACCCGAGAACGAGACGTACTACCAGGTCGTCGACCTCGAAACCGTCGACATCGACGAGGGAACTGATATCCGCAACAGTCACGGCATCGACTGTTCCGACCAGTGGGGCGTGACTCTCGCGTTCGAGGAGTCGAGCGGAGAGACCCCAGCCCAGTTCTTCAGAACGAACTGTCTCGCCGTACAGACCGTGTCATCGACAGTCACCCGAACCACCGCACAGTTGACGGTGCAGATGGCAGGGGTCTCCCCCGGCGAACGGTTCCGAGTGCGGTTGCTGGGGACGGGAACGAACGAGACCGGCCCGACCATCTGGCCCGCGACGGTCGTCCCGTGGCACGAGGCGATCACTTCCCAGGCGTCCGACGAGAGCCGGTACGTCGACCAGTATCGGCTGCCGGTCGACATCTCCCACATCGAGCCGAACACGACGGTCGTCGCGAAGGTACAGGTGGTCCAGCGGAACGGGACGCGGGTTCCCGTCCACGAGGAACGGTTCGTCGTTCCCGCAGTGACCACCACGACACGCTCCGAGACGACCACGACGGCGACGACCAGCACAGCATCGACGCCGACCACCACGACCGCCATCAACACCACGCCGACCCCTATCGGGCCGACCACCCCGTTTCCGGAGACGGCGAGCGCTTCCGACAACCCGCAGACCGACGAGGTTCCCGGCTTCACCCTCCTGGGCGCACTCGTCGCACTGACCTGTCTCGCCCTGCTCGGCCGCCGTCGCTGA
- a CDS encoding PKD domain-containing protein, with the protein MDSDDSCCDDPEVAVTVVPTGSSFSSDETMTIYVGAYNDTTPVPTAVANENINVTVTRPDGTTTNYSVTTDSDGKAQVDYDLSADSQNGTYSVTVSRDGSSETATVNPDVGPAVTAAERDYEDVLTNETTDVTFLVRNGGNGSADTQLNVTITDPTGSVVETRQVRTDSDGFVNVSVTPSQQGQYEVTASLVDSGSSASQTFDAHQVVLRTTYELGRGAENETFVYGGYLKDQNGLLQNEPVTVEIYNSTTTVENISTTTGSNGFFLVESEINSSDWYDVDVTVNGTTIRDSIDVEDPYPGSSGGGGSADVTITASPRDYDVAPGSNATFDIEATENGSAIANEQVPVFVRLDYDGAPLLSTTVTTDENGAAVVDVPIPAGIAGEADIDGEVAITHNNTTATDSLYGDIQKYDFNFDFDYSAQVGSTATFGVDVTAIDGTSSVENLPIQYNALYDGNGFESYATGQLVTNQTGSATEAVYVPRTLEPYRAVVPFSQNENARDASLYYVNMFEFPGTLAIEGVSEDQYGNPVVKPGEQMTLNFTTPNGSAASGIAFTDIEHNSSESYVDVSLGTDISTGSDATLTIPEYAADDSYVSVTVWTADSQGRFYTDEVYFEINSSADDGPIDASLTSSTDTVEAGNSFTLDATANQSVQEYRWDFDSDGAVDRTTTSSTVSIVADTLGDNTITVTAVGTDGDTASATTQVTVTDTTAPTVALTGPETVVVGESVAFNASNSTDNSDIDSYAWEVTNDTGTVTTQTTNTSTTSLSFPATGDYTVSMTATDLAGNTNTTTQQVTVVAGANLETTVTVTDAQYTENVTATITVTNTGNEQVTAPFTIAYDYTGSQHASGTTASAAGNLSIDTTIAGNSSIQRTVNITDWVRQNRITGDVVVTANADPDDNVSEARTEDNVDTGELTITYADLETSVSSPTAATNASETPIRAYVGNNGTANSTATSVNITVTDSSGTVVVTQTAPVEALTTTEQNLTRLTPTLEAGTYTVTAAVDDADFPAGNVSTTTITVEEYNLTAERVNTPSELEVGQGTTVAFAFQPNDDAPVNATLSLDGSGLAFQNSQNDSVSTVITPDPNQPNVVTYDLEAVNTTTTPTTLNFAVTETNGSDSASLTASTNVTVVTRTVTNSTAIVHDSAQETATFDVHDSGVTESHNVSISVQAGANGRTLQGLEYLVQYPYGCVEQTTSAFLGALNTDQYYRDRPDSEIDQSQQEEINGSIAEGIARLNESGIRAQQDDGSWNMWGNEDVEGDTFYSVYALYGTSEVANDPIYGPKNDDSLDGVDFDQAVVWLNDEDQNADGSFSAYSYIEDEEAMTGFTIVAVNKTAQTERVDAGTHANITELQGEGVDYLLDAQNETSGAWNNGNARSTALAVHGLQVALDAGAAADAEANASEIQAAIDDGREWLVANQNGDGSWDPYHDSSYWNEAGDTSVTTAYALLALDETGMQATNQTIVNGTDYLTAVYERDGSWGYPRATAISIEALDQLTGAKSSGTMTVTLDGANGTVTKTVTVNETTPRVTVSLTDSELQTLRAAGNGTTTVTVTVSDDGDSGTIIVGIESTQEIVDESEGDDS; encoded by the coding sequence ATGGATAGCGACGACTCGTGTTGCGACGACCCCGAAGTCGCGGTGACGGTCGTCCCGACCGGGTCGTCGTTTTCGAGTGACGAGACGATGACCATCTACGTGGGTGCGTACAACGACACGACGCCCGTACCCACGGCGGTCGCCAACGAGAACATCAACGTCACCGTCACGCGACCCGACGGGACGACGACGAACTACTCGGTGACGACCGATTCGGACGGGAAAGCACAGGTCGACTACGACCTCTCGGCCGACAGCCAGAACGGCACGTACTCGGTCACCGTCTCTCGCGACGGTAGCTCCGAAACTGCGACGGTGAACCCGGACGTCGGTCCGGCAGTCACCGCTGCAGAACGGGACTACGAGGACGTCCTGACCAACGAGACGACCGACGTGACGTTCCTCGTTCGGAACGGTGGGAACGGGAGTGCTGACACTCAGCTCAACGTCACCATCACGGACCCCACTGGGAGCGTCGTCGAGACACGGCAGGTCCGAACGGATTCGGATGGCTTCGTGAACGTCTCCGTGACGCCCTCGCAGCAGGGCCAGTACGAGGTGACCGCCAGTCTGGTCGATTCCGGGTCGAGTGCCAGCCAGACCTTCGATGCACACCAGGTCGTCCTTCGCACCACTTACGAACTCGGCCGGGGTGCCGAGAACGAGACGTTCGTCTACGGCGGATATCTCAAGGACCAGAACGGGCTCTTGCAGAACGAACCGGTCACCGTCGAGATATACAACAGCACCACGACCGTCGAGAACATCAGCACGACCACCGGGAGCAACGGGTTCTTCCTCGTCGAATCCGAGATCAACAGTTCCGACTGGTACGACGTCGATGTCACGGTCAACGGGACCACCATCCGGGACAGTATCGACGTCGAAGACCCGTACCCCGGTAGTAGCGGCGGTGGTGGCAGCGCCGATGTCACGATCACTGCATCGCCCCGGGACTACGACGTCGCACCGGGGTCGAACGCGACGTTCGACATCGAAGCCACGGAGAACGGCTCTGCCATCGCCAACGAGCAGGTGCCGGTGTTCGTCCGGCTCGACTACGACGGCGCACCGCTGCTGTCGACGACCGTTACGACCGACGAGAACGGTGCCGCAGTCGTCGACGTCCCGATTCCGGCAGGGATCGCCGGTGAGGCCGACATCGATGGCGAAGTCGCCATCACGCACAACAACACGACTGCGACCGACAGCCTGTACGGCGACATACAGAAGTACGACTTCAACTTCGACTTCGATTACAGTGCGCAGGTCGGGTCGACGGCGACCTTCGGCGTTGACGTGACTGCTATCGACGGCACCAGTAGTGTCGAGAACCTGCCGATCCAGTACAACGCACTCTACGACGGCAACGGGTTCGAGTCCTACGCCACGGGGCAACTGGTCACCAACCAGACCGGGAGTGCCACGGAGGCGGTGTACGTTCCCCGTACTCTGGAGCCGTACCGTGCCGTCGTCCCCTTCTCTCAGAACGAGAACGCGAGAGACGCGAGTCTCTACTACGTGAACATGTTCGAGTTCCCGGGGACGCTGGCGATCGAAGGCGTGTCCGAGGACCAATACGGCAATCCCGTCGTGAAGCCGGGCGAGCAGATGACGCTCAACTTCACGACGCCCAATGGGTCGGCTGCCTCGGGTATCGCGTTCACCGATATCGAACACAACAGCTCCGAGAGCTACGTCGACGTGTCGCTCGGGACCGACATCAGTACCGGCTCGGACGCGACCCTGACGATTCCGGAGTACGCGGCCGATGACTCCTACGTCAGTGTGACGGTCTGGACCGCGGATTCACAGGGCCGGTTCTACACCGACGAAGTCTACTTCGAGATCAACTCGTCGGCGGACGACGGGCCGATCGACGCCTCCCTCACGTCGTCGACGGACACCGTCGAAGCCGGGAACAGCTTCACCCTGGACGCGACAGCCAACCAGTCCGTCCAGGAGTACCGCTGGGACTTCGACAGCGATGGGGCGGTCGACCGGACCACGACGAGTTCGACGGTCTCCATCGTGGCCGATACCCTCGGTGACAACACGATCACGGTCACGGCGGTCGGCACCGACGGCGACACCGCCTCGGCGACGACGCAGGTCACCGTGACCGACACGACGGCACCGACCGTCGCCCTGACCGGGCCGGAGACGGTCGTCGTCGGCGAATCCGTGGCGTTCAACGCGAGCAACAGCACGGACAACAGCGACATCGACTCCTACGCCTGGGAGGTCACGAACGACACCGGGACGGTCACCACGCAGACGACCAACACGAGCACCACCTCGCTCTCGTTCCCCGCGACCGGGGACTACACGGTCTCGATGACGGCGACCGACCTGGCCGGGAACACGAACACGACGACCCAGCAGGTCACGGTCGTCGCCGGTGCGAACCTCGAGACGACGGTCACCGTCACCGATGCCCAGTACACGGAGAACGTGACGGCGACCATCACGGTGACCAACACCGGCAACGAACAGGTCACCGCTCCGTTCACGATCGCCTACGATTACACGGGTAGCCAGCACGCGAGCGGAACCACCGCCAGTGCGGCTGGCAACCTCTCCATCGACACGACCATCGCGGGTAACAGCTCGATTCAGCGGACGGTCAACATCACCGACTGGGTCCGGCAGAACCGCATCACCGGCGACGTCGTCGTCACTGCGAACGCAGACCCCGACGACAACGTCTCCGAAGCACGGACCGAAGACAACGTCGACACCGGCGAGTTGACCATCACCTACGCCGACCTGGAGACGTCGGTCAGCAGTCCCACGGCGGCGACCAACGCCTCCGAGACCCCGATTCGCGCGTACGTCGGGAACAACGGGACCGCGAACAGCACGGCGACGAGCGTGAACATCACGGTCACGGACAGTAGCGGGACGGTCGTGGTGACCCAGACCGCACCGGTCGAGGCACTCACGACGACCGAACAGAACCTGACCCGCCTCACGCCCACGCTGGAGGCCGGTACCTACACCGTGACCGCCGCGGTCGACGACGCCGACTTCCCGGCCGGGAACGTCTCCACGACGACGATAACCGTCGAGGAGTACAACCTGACCGCCGAGCGCGTGAACACGCCCTCGGAGCTCGAGGTCGGACAGGGAACGACCGTCGCGTTCGCCTTCCAGCCGAACGACGACGCCCCGGTGAACGCGACGCTCTCGCTCGACGGTTCGGGACTCGCGTTCCAGAACAGTCAGAACGACAGCGTCTCGACGGTCATCACGCCGGACCCGAACCAGCCGAACGTCGTCACCTACGACCTGGAGGCGGTCAACACGACCACCACGCCGACGACGCTGAACTTCGCGGTCACCGAGACCAACGGGTCCGATTCCGCGAGCCTGACCGCGTCGACGAACGTGACGGTCGTCACCAGGACGGTGACGAACTCCACGGCTATCGTCCACGATAGCGCGCAGGAGACCGCGACCTTCGACGTCCACGACAGCGGCGTGACCGAGTCGCACAACGTCAGTATCAGCGTCCAGGCCGGTGCCAACGGCCGGACGCTGCAGGGACTCGAGTACCTGGTCCAGTACCCGTACGGCTGCGTCGAGCAGACCACCTCGGCGTTCCTCGGTGCACTCAACACCGACCAGTACTACCGTGACCGGCCGGACTCGGAGATCGACCAGAGCCAGCAGGAAGAAATCAACGGCTCGATCGCCGAGGGCATCGCCCGACTCAACGAGAGTGGCATCCGTGCCCAGCAGGACGACGGGTCCTGGAACATGTGGGGCAACGAAGACGTCGAGGGTGACACGTTCTACAGCGTCTACGCGCTGTACGGCACCTCCGAGGTCGCCAACGACCCGATATACGGGCCGAAGAACGACGACTCGCTCGATGGGGTCGACTTCGACCAGGCGGTCGTCTGGCTGAACGACGAGGACCAGAACGCCGACGGCTCGTTCAGCGCCTACTCCTACATCGAGGACGAGGAGGCGATGACCGGGTTCACCATCGTCGCGGTGAACAAGACCGCACAGACCGAGCGCGTGGACGCCGGTACCCACGCCAACATCACCGAACTGCAGGGTGAAGGCGTGGACTACCTGCTCGACGCGCAGAACGAGACGTCCGGTGCGTGGAACAACGGGAACGCGCGCTCGACGGCGCTGGCCGTCCACGGGCTGCAGGTCGCCCTCGACGCGGGGGCTGCCGCGGACGCGGAGGCCAACGCCAGCGAGATCCAGGCTGCTATCGACGACGGTCGCGAGTGGCTGGTCGCGAACCAGAACGGCGACGGCTCGTGGGACCCGTACCACGACTCGAGCTACTGGAACGAAGCGGGCGACACCAGCGTGACGACCGCGTACGCGCTGCTGGCTCTCGACGAGACCGGCATGCAGGCGACCAACCAGACCATCGTCAACGGGACCGACTACCTGACGGCGGTCTACGAACGGGATGGCTCGTGGGGGTACCCCCGCGCGACCGCCATCTCCATCGAGGCGCTCGACCAGCTCACCGGAGCCAAGAGCAGCGGGACGATGACCGTCACCCTCGACGGTGCGAACGGCACCGTCACGAAGACGGTCACGGTCAACGAGACGACCCCGCGGGTGACGGTCTCCCTGACCGACTCCGAACTCCAGACGCTCCGGGCAGCCGGGAACGGAACGACCACGGTGACGGTGACGGTGTCCGACGACGGTGACTCCGGCACGATCATCGTCGGTATCGAGAGCACGCAGGAGATCGTCGACGAATCGGAGGGGGATGATTCATGA
- a CDS encoding dockerin type I domain-containing protein, which yields MSSRSIATVTLAVLLAVSFATPMAGTVAADDHAAHDVRIDTTTLTSGTEQMVEITVTNNQSSDMVSPVVEIPLRNGLSVTDDRRSTDGGTEFVDGVTVTTSSGTVSRTAFIDDSSFRGTDALYVEGVVVPAGESRTYAVPLTVSGSNEITLETDVRPLNNVDQNVRVSRSIEPAVPGTIDASYASGSGDITVSGSAIDSQTGSDSVETDVPSGQSYDVSTTLSGLDETVTVSGLQVGEFETETVRFVDPSQRDSLSPMVVGRTSSQASVVDGSVLRSTSDGTAETRTTQTVTFDLVAGGGQTVVAVGTDADLPMASLSSTTGVDDARFATDAAPGVAILNTSGAVDTTVTVQLQGRYLGDVDADDTVDGNDASSIAAALASNSTDSLTEYADVNDDGEVSAIDAMQTQQYAEGNRTADYSNTTDEEEDN from the coding sequence ATGAGTTCGCGTTCGATAGCAACAGTGACACTTGCGGTGCTGCTGGCTGTCAGCTTCGCCACCCCGATGGCCGGGACGGTAGCTGCCGACGACCACGCGGCACACGACGTTCGTATCGACACGACCACGCTGACTTCCGGCACGGAGCAGATGGTCGAGATAACGGTCACCAACAACCAGTCGAGCGACATGGTCTCGCCGGTTGTCGAGATTCCGCTTCGCAACGGGCTGTCCGTTACCGACGACCGTCGCTCGACGGACGGCGGCACCGAGTTCGTCGACGGCGTGACGGTCACGACGTCCAGCGGGACGGTGAGCCGAACGGCGTTCATCGACGACAGTTCCTTCCGCGGAACTGATGCACTCTACGTCGAGGGCGTCGTGGTGCCGGCCGGCGAGAGCCGGACCTACGCGGTTCCGCTGACGGTCAGCGGGTCCAACGAGATCACCCTCGAAACCGACGTCCGGCCGCTGAACAACGTGGACCAGAACGTCCGCGTCTCACGCTCCATCGAGCCGGCCGTCCCGGGCACCATCGACGCCTCGTACGCAAGCGGGAGCGGCGACATCACGGTCTCCGGGAGTGCGATAGACAGCCAGACCGGCAGCGACTCCGTCGAGACGGACGTTCCGAGTGGCCAGTCCTACGACGTGTCGACGACGCTGTCGGGACTCGACGAGACGGTCACCGTCAGCGGGCTGCAGGTCGGTGAGTTCGAGACGGAGACGGTCCGCTTCGTCGACCCGTCACAGCGTGACTCGCTCTCGCCGATGGTCGTTGGCCGCACCAGCAGTCAGGCCAGCGTCGTCGACGGGAGCGTCCTCCGCTCGACGTCCGACGGGACGGCCGAGACCAGGACGACCCAGACGGTGACGTTCGACCTGGTCGCCGGCGGTGGCCAGACGGTCGTGGCTGTCGGCACGGACGCCGACCTCCCGATGGCGTCGCTCTCGTCGACGACCGGTGTCGACGACGCTCGATTCGCGACGGACGCGGCACCCGGGGTTGCCATCCTGAACACTTCTGGCGCGGTCGACACGACCGTGACCGTCCAGTTACAGGGGCGCTACCTCGGTGACGTCGATGCCGACGACACGGTCGACGGCAACGACGCGTCGTCGATCGCGGCCGCCCTCGCGTCGAACTCGACCGATTCGCTCACCGAGTACGCCGACGTGAACGACGACGGCGAGGTCTCTGCCATCGACGCGATGCAGACCCAGCAGTACGCAGAAGGGAACAGAACGGCCGACTACTCCAACACGACTGACGAGGAGGAGGATAACTGA
- a CDS encoding CARDB domain-containing protein produces MTSRELRSWLQAALVAAVVCGMFAAAVAGPVGAQSSTVVAFSSDSTSFEDSTTMKLMATNAPTDDGIGAYELTLTYDSDVVDVDVSGTDRFDVSTDTDGSSGEVTMTVVGYTGATNASGANVTLATVTVTSKVDSADTSLSVGSIETFADTNGDPISHSNDASVDLGVESSGDGDSGGGGGGGGGQSDGPAGTVKISDWSVSDETVAPGEQVTMTVTVSNTADETKTITPALYVDGELIEGKRLSVLKGTERTVNFTYRFEETGTHSLSPDGTDFKFVTVEGAGETSTAPPSTTETQTPTPTETDEQAETTAGTVASDDESTGSPEPTDTTESGASSGGIPGFTTTAAMVALLSVAFLARSRME; encoded by the coding sequence ATGACATCGAGAGAACTGCGTTCGTGGCTACAGGCCGCGCTCGTCGCCGCTGTCGTCTGTGGGATGTTCGCCGCCGCGGTAGCCGGTCCAGTCGGGGCACAGTCCTCGACAGTGGTCGCGTTCAGCTCCGACAGCACCAGCTTCGAGGACTCGACGACGATGAAGCTGATGGCGACCAACGCACCGACGGACGACGGTATCGGTGCGTACGAACTGACCCTGACGTACGACAGCGACGTGGTCGATGTCGACGTCTCGGGGACCGACCGCTTCGACGTGTCCACCGACACGGACGGGTCCAGTGGCGAGGTGACGATGACGGTCGTCGGGTACACCGGGGCCACGAACGCCTCGGGAGCGAACGTGACGCTCGCGACGGTGACCGTCACGTCGAAGGTCGATAGTGCCGATACGTCGCTGTCTGTCGGCAGCATCGAGACGTTCGCGGACACCAACGGTGACCCCATCAGCCACAGCAACGACGCCAGCGTCGACCTCGGCGTCGAGAGTAGCGGTGACGGTGACAGCGGTGGTGGCGGCGGTGGCGGTGGCGGTCAGAGCGATGGCCCCGCCGGCACGGTCAAGATCAGCGACTGGTCGGTCTCGGACGAGACGGTCGCACCTGGCGAGCAGGTGACGATGACGGTCACCGTCTCGAACACCGCCGACGAGACGAAGACCATCACGCCCGCGCTCTACGTCGACGGCGAACTCATCGAGGGCAAGCGGCTGTCGGTGCTGAAGGGCACGGAGCGGACCGTGAACTTCACCTATCGGTTCGAAGAGACCGGCACGCACAGCCTGAGCCCGGACGGAACGGATTTCAAATTCGTCACCGTCGAAGGTGCGGGCGAAACCTCGACGGCCCCGCCGTCGACGACAGAGACCCAGACGCCAACGCCGACTGAAACCGACGAGCAAGCCGAGACGACTGCCGGAACGGTGGCATCGGACGATGAATCGACGGGTTCACCAGAACCGACGGATACGACCGAATCAGGAGCGTCGAGCGGGGGTATCCCAGGGTTCACCACGACGGCCGCGATGGTGGCACTGTTGAGTGTCGCGTTCCTGGCCCGTTCACGGATGGAGTAA
- a CDS encoding DNA polymerase sliding clamp, translated as MFKAIVSAETLKTTLDSVSVLVDECKIHLNDDGLEIRAVDPANVGMVDLRLSASAFESYEADGGIIGVNLSRLEDIAGMADSGQLVELELDEETRKLHIQIEGLEYTLALIDPDSIRKEPDIPDLDLPASVKIEGKDINRAVKAADMVSDHIALGVDSDAGLFYVDAEGDTDDVHLELDETDLIDLQAGEAHSLFSLDYLKDMDKAIPKDAEVTLELGEEFPVKLYFDIAEGQGTVLFVLAPRIQSD; from the coding sequence ATGTTCAAGGCCATCGTGAGCGCGGAGACGCTCAAGACGACGCTCGATTCCGTGAGCGTCCTGGTGGACGAGTGTAAGATCCACCTGAACGACGACGGGCTGGAGATTCGTGCCGTGGACCCGGCGAACGTCGGGATGGTCGACCTGCGGCTCTCTGCCAGCGCGTTCGAGTCCTACGAGGCGGACGGCGGCATCATCGGCGTCAACCTCTCGCGACTCGAAGACATCGCCGGCATGGCGGACTCGGGCCAGCTGGTCGAACTCGAACTCGACGAGGAGACGCGCAAGCTCCACATCCAGATAGAGGGCCTGGAGTACACGCTCGCGCTCATCGACCCGGACTCCATCCGCAAGGAGCCGGACATCCCGGACCTCGACCTCCCGGCATCGGTGAAGATCGAGGGCAAGGACATCAACCGCGCCGTCAAGGCCGCGGACATGGTCTCCGACCACATCGCGCTGGGCGTCGATTCGGACGCCGGCCTGTTCTACGTCGACGCGGAGGGCGACACCGACGACGTCCACCTCGAACTCGACGAGACGGACCTCATCGACCTGCAGGCGGGCGAGGCACACTCCCTGTTCAGTCTGGACTACCTGAAGGACATGGACAAGGCCATCCCGAAGGACGCCGAGGTCACGCTCGAACTCGGCGAGGAGTTCCCGGTCAAGCTCTACTTCGACATCGCCGAGGGCCAGGGGACGGTCCTGTTCGTGCTCGCGCCGCGCATCCAGAGCGACTGA